The following coding sequences lie in one Takifugu flavidus isolate HTHZ2018 chromosome 4, ASM371156v2, whole genome shotgun sequence genomic window:
- the LOC130524088 gene encoding dysbindin-like — protein MSSSSANLHNKRLPSDTEHGQRLTDVDVAQQLKLRERQRFFEEVFQHDVDVYLSSAHLCIRDFKRPPIGSISSMEVNVDLLDQMELIDISDQDSLDVFFSSSGEEGGLMSPLPVQGHNKNEDVISNGLFRHVLEGLEAKSRMSSTSSTSSSDSQTPNTNERDTPTVRADSGGTHTGALNRRAAAPETEKARSQTPSTPS, from the exons ATGAGCTCCTCATCCGCCAACCTCCACAACAAACGCCTGCCGT CGGACACCGAGCACGGCCAGAGGCTCACTGATGTGGACGTGGCACAGCAGCTCAAGCTGCGAGAGAGGCAGCGCTTCTTTGAGGAGGTCTTTCAGCACGACGTGGATGTCTACCTGTCCTCAGCACACCTTTGCATCCGTGACTTCAAAAGAC CTCCAATCGGCAGCATCTCATCCATGGAGGTGAAcgtggacctgctggaccagaTGGAGCTGATTGACATCTCTGACCAGGACAGCTTAGATGTCTTCTTCAGCTCCAGTGGAGAAGAAGGGGGGCTCATGTCTCCACTGCCAG TCCAGGGACACAACAAAAATGAGGACGTCATCAGTAATGGACTCTTTCGGCATGTCCTTGAAGGTCTTGAGGCAAAATCCCGCATGTCTTCTACGtcctcaacctcctcctctgacaGTCAGACCCCCAACACCAACGAGCGAGACACCCCCACAGTCAGGGCAGACAGCGGCGGGACGCACACAGGTGCTCTAAATCGGcgggctgctgctccagagacaGAGAAAGCAAGAAGTCAAACTCCATCAACACCTTCCTAA
- the LOC130524086 gene encoding bone morphogenetic protein 7-like, producing MVASAPAAVTLLLCCCFGSLVAQIAFSNFSTDNEVRSSFIQRRLRSQERREMQREILSILGLPQRPRPQVHTKHTAAPMFMMDLYNTISEHPEIPRFSYYRPVYHSSLVTPQDNRFLDDADTVMSFANLIEHEQDLPHRQHRREFRFDLSGIPDEEVITGAEFRIYKQFTREHFDNQTFRVSLYQVLQESTNSDLELLLLEQRELWPAEEGWLAFDLTATSNLWLDNPEDNLGLHLVLEDSRGQRRKPQLAGLVTSKRPQEKQPFMVAFFRANGVRFRSVRSAHGHKGRHSKGAKPQRTVQDAMRAVEAAKENLGVSKEGCKKHELYVSFRDLGWQDWIIAPEGYAAYYCDGECAFPLNSYMNATNHAIVQTLVHFINPETVPKPCCAPTQLHGISVLYFDDSSNVILKKYRNMVVRACGCH from the exons ATGGTGGCGAGCGCACCGGCGGCGGTAACGCTTCTCCTGTGCTGTTGTTTCGGCTCTCTGGTCGCGCAGATCGCGTTCTCGAATTTCTCCACGGACAACGAAGTGCGCTCCAGCTTCATCCAGCGGCGGCTGCGAAGCCAGGAGCGCAGGGAGATGCAGCGCGAAATCCTCTCCATCCTGGGTCTCCCGCAGCGGCCGCGGCCTCAGGTTCACACCAAACACACCGCGGCCCCGATGTTCATGATGGACCTGTACAACACCATCTCAGAGCATCCGGAGATCCCCAGGTTTTCCTACTACAGACCCGTTTATCATTCCTCACTGGTGACCCCGCAGGACAACCGCTTCCTGGATGATGCGGACACGGTGATGAGCTTTGCCAATCTCA tTGAACATGAGCAGGATCTCCCGCACCGGCAGCACAGACGAGAGTTCCGATTTGACCTTTCTGGCATCCCAGACGAGGAAGTCATCACAGGGGCTGAATTCAGGATTTACAAACAGTTCACCCGGGAACACTTCGATAACCAAACCTTCCGAGTCAGCCTCTACCAGGTCCTGCAGGAATCAACAAACAG TGATCTGGAGCTTTTGCTGCTGGAACAGCGAGAACTTTGGCCTGCAGAGGAAGGCTGGCTGGCCTTTGACCTGACCGCCACAAGTAACCTCTGGCTGGACAATCCTGAGGACAACCTCGGTCTGCATTTGGTGCTGGAGGACAGTCgtg GCCAGAGGAGGAAGCCCCAGCTGGCAGGTCTGGTGACAAGCAAGAGACCACAGGAGAAGCAGCCCTTCATGGTCGCCTTCTTCAGAGCCAATGGGGTGCGCTTCCGCAGCGTCCGCTCTGCCCACGGCCACAAGGGGCGCCATTCCAAAGGTGCCAAACCACAGAGGACGGTCCAGGATGCAATGAGGGCGGTGGAAGCTGCAAAAG AGAACCTCGGTGTCTCAAAAGAAGGGTGTAAAAAACACGAGCTGTACGTCAGTTTCAGGGATTTGGGGTGGCAG GACTGGATCATAGCGCCAGAGGGTTACGCAGCTTACTACTGCGACGGAGAATGCGCCTTCCCCCTCAACTCCTACATGAACGCCACCAATCACGCCATCGTGCAAACGCTG GTCCATTTTATCAACCCAGAGACGGTGCCCAAGCCCTGCTGTGCACCCACGCAGCTCCACGGCATCTCGGTCCTCTACTTTGACGACAGCTCCAACGTCATCCTGAAGAAGTACCGCAACATGGTGGTCAGGGCATGTGGGTGCCACTGA
- the rae1 gene encoding mRNA export factor isoform X1: MSLFGTNTGFGAGGTGVFGNTTTDSHNPMKDIEVTSPPDDSISCLAFSPPTIPGNFLIGGSWANDVRCWEVQDNGQTVPKAQQMHTGPVLGACWSDDGSKVFTASCDKTAKMWDLNSNQAMQIAQHDGPIKAIHWIKAPNYSCIMTGSWDKTLKFWDTRSPNPMMSLQMPERCYCADVEYPMAVVATADRGLIVYQLENQPSEFRRIDSPLKHQHRCVAIFKDKQNKPTGFALGSIEGRVAIHYINPPNPAKDNFTFKCHRSNGTNTTTPQDIYAVNAISFHPVHGTLATVGSDGRFSFWDKDARTKLKTSEQLDQPITACSFNHNGNIFAYASSYDWSKGHEYYNPQKKNYIFLRNAAEELKPRNKKW, translated from the exons atgagtTTATTTGGGACGAACACCGGGTTTGGCGCTGGTGGCACCGGTGTCTTTGGAAACACGACGACAGACAGCCATAATCCCATGAAG GATATTGAGGTGACCTCTCCTCCAGATGACAGCATCAGTTGTTTGGctttcagcccccccaccatTCCAGGCAACTTCCTCATCGGAGGATCCTGGGCCAATGAC GTCCGATGCTGGGAGGTGCAGGACAACGGTCAGACAGTCCCCAAAGCGCAACAGATGCACACAGGTCCAGTGCTCGGTGCATGCTGGAGTGAC GACGGAAGCAAAGTTTTCACTGCCTCCTGCGACAAAACGGCCAAGATGTGGGATCTTAACAGCAACCAAGCGATGCAGATTGCACAG CACGATGGTCCAATCAAGGCAATTCACTGGATAAAAGCCCCAAACTATAGCTGTATCATGACTGGCAGTTGGGACAAAACACTGAAG TTCTGGGACACTCGCTCTCCTAATCCCATGATGTCTCTCCAGATGCCAGAACGATGCTACTGTGCAGATGTT GAGTACCCCATGGCCGTGGTCGCCACAGCTGATAGGGGCCTTATCGTGTATCAGCTGGAGAACCAACCTTCGGAGTTTCGCCGAATAGATTCTCCTCTCAAACACCAG CACCGCTGTGTTGCCATATTCAAGGACAAGCAGAACAAACCTACAGGTTTTGCACTGGGAAGCATCGAGGGTCGAGTGGCCATTCACTATATCAACCCCCCAAACCC AGCCAAAGACAACTTCACCTTTAAGTGCCACAGATCCAATGGAaccaacaccaccaccccacAGGACATTTATGCT GTGAACGCCATTTCTTTCCACCCTGTGCACGGCACACTGGCCACTGTGGGCTCAGACGGACGCTTCAGCTTCTGGGACAAAGACGCCCGCACAAAGTTAAAGACCTCAGAGCAGCTGGACCAGCCAATCACGGCGTGCTCCTTCAACCACAACGGCAACATTTTTGCATACGCCTCCAGCTACGACTGGTCAAAG GGCCACGAGTATTACAACCCCCAGAAAAAGAACTACATCTTCCTGAGGAACGCTGCTGAAGAGCTGAAGCCACGAAACAAGAAATGGTGA
- the LOC130524087 gene encoding protein LSM14 homolog B-like, translating to MSAVGGTPYIGSKISLISKAQIRYEGILSSVDTERSTIALAKVKSYGTEDRHTDRPVPPKEEIYEYIIFRGSDIKDITVSEPPKPQHGLPCDPAIVQSSLSSSSVPYHPRWSPYRDVMPTYNQLAASSLLSQQYNTALGLVPGLHGLPARRAPMVEQAVQTVPSVSAAQRRGNALTQPQSKQSVRPAQRSGWEGSRVQKENIPTNRTPLQTTAAKTEEQVIAKQKPKQSGRRSRNRIRGQLHVKSTKGTTLTFESDFDFETANAQFNDDITKDAVVEKADSAESPESPSLQEEKEILGEKYYDKTKCFFDKISSDLKPRRTWAEEKKLNMETFGVPGRFLRGRGFRARVHGGSGAADQRALPKIGTGRV from the exons ATGAGCGCTGTGGGAGGAACGCCTTACATCGGCAGTAAAATAAGCTTGATTTCCAAGGCACAGATTCGATacgaggggatactgtcctccgtTGATACCGAGAGGTCCACGATTGCATTAGCCAAAG TTAAATCCTATGGTACAGAAGATCGACACACAGACCGACCTGTGCCACCTAAAGAAGAAATCTACGAATATATTATTTTCAGAGGAAGTGACATTAAAGACATCACTGTGTCTGAACCACCAAAACCACAGCACGGACTGCCTTGTGATCCAGCTATTGTACAG tcatcgctcagcagctcctctgtgcCGTATCACCCACGCTGGAGTCCGTACAGAGACGTGATGCCTACCTACAACCAGCTGGCTGCCAGCtctctgctgagtcagcagtaTAATACAGCACTGGGACTAG TACCTGGACTTCACGGCCTCCCAGCCAGAAGGGCTCCCATGGTGGAACAGGCTGTCCAGACGGTGCCATCGGTCAGTGCTGCCCAGAGGAGGGGGAATGCATTAACTCAGCCTCAGAGCAAGCAGTCTGTCCGTCCAGCCCAGCGCTCTGGGTGGGAGGGTTCCCGGGTTCAGAAAGAGAACATACCCACCA ATCGGACACCGTTGCAGACAACTGCAGCTAAAACTGAAGAACAAGTCATTGCAAAACAAAAGCCAAAGCAAA GCGGTCGCCGGTCAAGGAACCGAATCAGAGGTCAACTACATGTGAAGAGCACAAAGGGCACAACCCTGACATTTGAGTCAGATTTTGACTTCGAAACGGCCAACGCCCAATTTAATGACGACATCACGAAGGATGCTGTAG TGGAAAAGGCTGATTCGGCAGAGAGCCCAGAGAGCCCAAGCctacaggaggagaaggaaattcTGGGCGAGAAATACTACGACAAAACCAAATGCTTCTTCGACAAGATTTCATCAGACCTTAAACCTAG GAGAACCTgggcagaggagaagaagctgaaCATGGAAACGTTTGGAGTCCCAGGACGCTTCCTGAGGGGAAGAGGATTCAGGGCCCGAGTTCACGGCGGGTCGGGCGCCGCTGACCAGCGAGCCCTGCCCAAAATTGGAACTGGGAGGGtgtaa
- the LOC130524085 gene encoding ataxin-1-like, whose amino-acid sequence MLSRTSPAAGPDRDNLPLKKRDQRWNSPPLLQRQQQSDGATFKAPYPHRSCAESRFKNASPFQPFPKRVPSLHQPWMHAYAPTRSIPQVVSAFGAHQGWADWRESKPLRLGWERGHSFPHHGHPSLPLQAGQRPSRFSAASGIGDAFQSTGDREQPWGHNFNARRNIDERNGGPFLKRSRKAESHPNAGHPSLNTGPTRSPQQVLQLQSSAKLFRNSTSGLSFPKDCEWGNTNVSVREVMSGSPPPGSRAPNRLPWLLPHFLAGSLIELRDGRLRRVEHLQTEDFLLGALACPDLRLSCCTVQSIALSTSSAISRLLILLHDQQSQELVDVYVEYPFFVQDHGWSSCSPQRTARLCGLQCRQLCVGDICLALTPLSTPQRPLPTDPQPEASPTDLEQARESPRAPQSRVPTGPGQPAGQQKELIRRRHRSAPELSETRTECAS is encoded by the exons ATGCTCTCCAGGACGAGCCCAGCGGCGGGCCCGGACAGGGACAACCTCCCGCTCAAAAAGAGGGACCAGAGGTGGAACTCGCCGCCATTGTTGCAGCGCCAGCAGCAGTCTGACGGAGCAACGTTCAAGGCGCCCTACCCCCACAGGAGCTGCGCTGAGTCCAGGTTTAAAAATGCGAGCCCGTTCCAGCCCTTTCCAAAACGGGTCCCTTCGTTGCACCAGCCCTGGATGCACGCTTACGCCCCGACCAGATCCATACCTCAGGTTGTCTCTGCCTTTGGGGCACACCAAGGATGGGCAGACTGGAGGGAGTCCAAACCCCTGCGCCTTGGATGGGAGAGGGGTCACTCTTTTCCGCACCACGGCCACCCGTCGCTCCCTCTCCAGGCGGGGCAGCGCCCCTCCAGATTCAGCGCTGCTTCCGGGATCGGCGATGCTTTCCAAAGCACGGGTGACAGGGAGCAGCCGTGGGGCCACAATTTCAACGCACGGAGAAACATTGATGAGAGGAACGGAGGACCCTTCttaaagaggagcaggaaagcTGAAAGTCATCCCAACGCCGGTCACCCATCACTGAACACGGGCCCGACACGCTCGCCacagcaggtcctgcagctgcagtcatCAGCAAAGCTCTTCAGAAATTCCACATCAGGACTTTCCTTTCCAAAAGATTGTGAATGGGGCAACACGAACGTCTCCGTGAGGGAGGTCATGTCAGGGTCTCCGCCCCCCGGCTCCCGAGCTCCCAACCGTCTCCCCTGGCTGCTCCCCCATTTTCTAGCGGGCTCTCTCATCGAGCTCCGGGACGGACGCTTGAGGAGAGTGGAGCACCTGCAAACGGAGGACTTCCTGCTGGGAGCGCTGGCCTGTCCAGACCTGCGGCTGAGCTGCTGCACCGTGCAGAGCATCGCGCTGTCCACCTCCTCCGCCATCTCACGTCTCCTCATCCTTCTTCACGACCAGCAGTCCCAG GAGTTGGTGGACGTCTATGTGGAGTACCCGTTTTTCGTCCAGGACCACGGCTGGTCCTCTTGCAGCCCTCAGAGGACTGCCCGCCTCTGCGGCCTTCAGTGCCGCCAGCTGTGCGTCGGGGACATCTGCCTGGCTCTCACCCCGCTCTCGACCCCACAGCGACCCCTGCCGACGGACCCACAGCCTGAAGCATCACCCACCGATTTGGAACAAGCGCGCGAATCCCCGAGGGCGCCGCAAAGCCGCGTTCCCACGGGGCCTGGACAACCGGCAGGACAGCAGAAAGAGCTGATCCGGAGAAGACATCGATCAGCCCCTGAACTGAGCGAGACGAGGACAGAGTGCGCATCGTAG
- the rae1 gene encoding mRNA export factor isoform X2 encodes MSLFGTNTGFGAGGTGVFGNTTTDSHNPMKDIEVTSPPDDSISCLAFSPPTIPGNFLIGGSWANDVRCWEVQDNGQTVPKAQQMHTGPVLGACWSDDGSKVFTASCDKTAKMWDLNSNQAMQIAQHDGPIKAIHWIKAPNYSCIMTGSWDKTLKFWDTRSPNPMMSLQMPERCYCADVEYPMAVVATADRGLIVYQLENQPSEFRRIDSPLKHQHRCVAIFKDKQNKPTGFALGSIEGRVAIHYINPPNPAKDNFTFKCHRSNGTNTTTPQDIYAVNAISFHPVHGTLATVGSDGRFSFWDKDARTKLKTSEQLDQPITACSFNHNGNIFAYASSYDWSKGHEYYNPQKKNYIFLRNAAEELKPRNKK; translated from the exons atgagtTTATTTGGGACGAACACCGGGTTTGGCGCTGGTGGCACCGGTGTCTTTGGAAACACGACGACAGACAGCCATAATCCCATGAAG GATATTGAGGTGACCTCTCCTCCAGATGACAGCATCAGTTGTTTGGctttcagcccccccaccatTCCAGGCAACTTCCTCATCGGAGGATCCTGGGCCAATGAC GTCCGATGCTGGGAGGTGCAGGACAACGGTCAGACAGTCCCCAAAGCGCAACAGATGCACACAGGTCCAGTGCTCGGTGCATGCTGGAGTGAC GACGGAAGCAAAGTTTTCACTGCCTCCTGCGACAAAACGGCCAAGATGTGGGATCTTAACAGCAACCAAGCGATGCAGATTGCACAG CACGATGGTCCAATCAAGGCAATTCACTGGATAAAAGCCCCAAACTATAGCTGTATCATGACTGGCAGTTGGGACAAAACACTGAAG TTCTGGGACACTCGCTCTCCTAATCCCATGATGTCTCTCCAGATGCCAGAACGATGCTACTGTGCAGATGTT GAGTACCCCATGGCCGTGGTCGCCACAGCTGATAGGGGCCTTATCGTGTATCAGCTGGAGAACCAACCTTCGGAGTTTCGCCGAATAGATTCTCCTCTCAAACACCAG CACCGCTGTGTTGCCATATTCAAGGACAAGCAGAACAAACCTACAGGTTTTGCACTGGGAAGCATCGAGGGTCGAGTGGCCATTCACTATATCAACCCCCCAAACCC AGCCAAAGACAACTTCACCTTTAAGTGCCACAGATCCAATGGAaccaacaccaccaccccacAGGACATTTATGCT GTGAACGCCATTTCTTTCCACCCTGTGCACGGCACACTGGCCACTGTGGGCTCAGACGGACGCTTCAGCTTCTGGGACAAAGACGCCCGCACAAAGTTAAAGACCTCAGAGCAGCTGGACCAGCCAATCACGGCGTGCTCCTTCAACCACAACGGCAACATTTTTGCATACGCCTCCAGCTACGACTGGTCAAAG GGCCACGAGTATTACAACCCCCAGAAAAAGAACTACATCTTCCTGAGGAACGCTGCTGAAGAGCTGAAGCCACGAAACAAGAAATG A